Proteins encoded together in one Triticum dicoccoides isolate Atlit2015 ecotype Zavitan chromosome 7B, WEW_v2.0, whole genome shotgun sequence window:
- the LOC119335164 gene encoding putrescine hydroxycinnamoyltransferase 3-like → MPPAERCAVAVEVVSRTLVQASDPPRGFPAVLPVSNLDLILGSFHVFFIAIYPAPAARFPAVAAAARAALPAFLSRFYPFAGRVVPSASTGVPEVVCGNEGAELVVAYADAALADVDFADADASLGRIQVPFQRGLALSLQLVRFACGGFSLTWGTDHLLVDGHGLTTLPNAWAEMLVGGGLSWEPHHDRSSLFRPRSPPRYTPSLDAEFVRYDPASLPNALLAAALVRRNYVVDAADVDRLRAAASGPSRRATRLEALSAHVWKLLAAAVGGSDTHCRMAWLVDGRRRLDPAKYNKTHVNNYLGNVVTYASREAAVETVRSAPLADVATMAAAAIAEVFRQERHEELVDWMEAHKGVFAEGGKWTETVGLGTGSPALVVSAFVPFRVEGDFGFGPPRLVMPWVRPGRLGSAAMTVIRSPAGDGSWLVTARMWPRLADAVDADPEAVFKPATAERLGFATRRRGELRATGTAQHAVSRM, encoded by the coding sequence ATGCCGCCGGCCGAGCGCTGCGCCGTCGCCGTCGAGGTCGTCTCCCGGACGCTCGTCCAGGCCTCCGACCCGCCGCGGGGATTCCCGGCGGTGCTCCCGGTCTCCAACCTGGACCTCATCCTCGGCTCCTTCCACGTCTTCTTCATCGCCATCTACCCGGCGCCCGCCGCGCGCTTCCCGGCCGTGGCCGCGGCCGCGCGCGCCGCGCTCCCGGCCTTCCTCTCCCGCTTCTACCCCTTCGCCGGCCGCGTCGTGCCCAGCGCCTCCACCGGCGTGCCGGAGGTCGTGTGCGGCAACGAAGGGGCCGAGCTCGTCGTCGCGTACGCCGACGCGGCGCTCGCGGACGTGGACTTCGCCGACGCCGACGCCTCGCTGGGGCGCATCCAGGTGCCGTTCCAGCGCGGCCTCGCGCTGTCGCTGCAGCTCGTACGGTTCGCGTGCGGCGGGTTCTCGCTCACCTGGGGCACCGACCACCTGCTCGTCGACGGCCACGGCCTCACCACGCTTCCCAACGCCTGGGCGGAGATGCTCGTCGGGGGCGGCCTCTCGTGGGAGCCCCACCACGACCGCTCCTCCCTCTTCCGGCCCCGTTCGCCACCGCGATACACCCCGTCGCTGGACGCCGAGTTCGTGCGCTACGACCCGGCCAGCCTCCCCAACGCCCTCCTTGCCGCCGCCCTCGTGCGCCGCAACTACGTCGTGGACGCCGCCGACGTCGACCGCCTCCGCGCGGCGGCCAGCGGCCCCTCCCGCCGCGCCACGCGGCTCGAGGCCCTCTCCGCGCACGTCTGGAAGCTCCTCGCCGCGGCCGTGGGCGGCTCCGACACGCACTGCCGCATGGCGTGGCTCGTCGACGGCCGCCGGCGCCTCGACCCCGCCAAGTACAACAAGACCCACGTCAACAACTACCTCGGCAACGTCGTCACCTACGCGTCGCGGGAGGCGGCCGTGGAGACGGTGCGCTCCGCCCCGCTCGCCGACGTGGCGACGATGGCCGCGGCGGCAATCGCGGAGGTGTTCCGGCAGGAGCGGCACGAGGAGCTGGTGGATTGGATGGAGGCGCACAAGGGGGTGTTCGCGGAGGGCGGCAAGTGGACGGAGACGGTGGGGCTGGGCACAGGCAGCCCGGCGCTGGTGGTGTCGGCGTTCGTGCCGTTCCGCGTGGAGGGCGACTTTGGATTCGGCCCGCCGCGGCTGGTGATGCCGTGGGTGCGTCCGGGCCGGCTCGGGTCGGCAGCCATGACAGTGATCCGGAGCCCCGCGGGAGACGGGTCGTGGCTGGTCACCGCCAGGATGTGGCCTCGGCTCGCCGACGCCGTGGACGCCGACCCAGAGGCCGTGTTCAAGCCGGCCACCGCCGAGCGGCTCGGGTTCGCCACGCGCCGCCGCGGCGAGCTGAGGGCCACCGGCACGGCGCAGCACGCCGTGAGCCGCATGTGA